The sequence AGCTCGGCGAGCTGGCCGTTCTTGGACGCGGTGTTCGCGGTGATGTCGGCCCGTACGAACCGGGCCTGGGCGGCCGGGAAGCTGATGGTGACCTTGTTGGAGCTGCCCGGGGCGAAGGTGTAGGCGGCCGAGGTCTTCAGCGTGGCGAAGCTGGTGCCGTCGACGCTGCCCTGGAGGGAGAGCGTCTGGCGGCGGGTCGCCCAGTCGGCGGGCAGCTTCAGCGTGACCTGGTCGATGCGGGTGACCTTGCCCAGGTCGCTCTGCACCCACTGGGGCAGGGACTTCCCCGACCCCTCCCAGTAGGTCGACTGCTGCCCGTCGGCGATGTTCCCGGCGGACTTCCCGCTGCTCGCGGCCGCGCGCTGGCCGGCGGCGATGTTCGGGCCGCCGGCGGCCGAGGCGTTCAACGCCGGCCAGGCGACCATCATCAGGCTGGTGGAGACGGTCGCGGAAAGGACCCGCCATCTCCATCGTCGCGTTCTCATGTGTCCCCGATCTGCTGCCTCGGCGCAGGGGGCCGAGGCGCGGCTCAGACTGCGAACCCGCCAGTACACGAATTCCTGCACCGACAGGATGACCTTTTGCGTTTTGCGGTCAGAGAGTTGCAGAGAATTGACGGGGAGTCCACCGTTCCGGCAGAAGAAGGCGGCCCGGAGTACCCTCATCTCCTCCACCAACACGCCTAAGAACCAGGGCATTTGACGAAACATCGCCCACGCAAGCCGCACGGCTCGGTTTGCGCAAGGAATGTGCGTACCCGCGCAAGCCGCTGAAAGGTGCCAGTTGGGAGGGGTGATCGCTCTCGCGGCGGGCGCCCGGCATGTGGGGGCCGGGCACGGCGAAGGGCGGGGCCCCTGACCGCGGGCCCCGCCCCTGACCGTTGCGCCTGTGCTCCGTGCGCGTTCCGGCTCCGCCGGAAGGGCTCACCCGGAGCGACGCCACCGGTAGCGCACGTCCGGCTCCTTCTCCTCGTTGCGGCTGCCGTCGTCGAAGGCCACGGCGGTGAACCCGTGGCGCTCGTAGAAGGCCCGAGCGCCGGTGTTGCGCTGGAAGGTGTAGAGGGTCAGCTCGTCGCGGCCACCGCGCTTGGCCGCGTCCAGCAGGAGCGAGCCGATGCCGCGGCGTCGCAGCCCGGGGGCGATGTAGAGCTGCTCCAGCTCCGTCCCGTCGAGCGCGGCGAAGCCGGCCGGCTCCGCCGCTCCCCCGCCCTCCGGGGACGCCGGGAACTCCGCCACCAGCACCTCGGCGCCGGGCAGCAGCACATGGGTCATCCAGGCAAGGGTCGCCTCGTCGCTGTGGACCCGGGCCAGATACGGCATGGCGGCGGCGCGGGAGGCGAGCATGAGGCGGGTGAGGGGGACCGCGTCCTCCACGCGGGCCTCCCGCAGCTGGACCGGGTGACTCTCCGTCGGCATGCGTCGTTCTCCTGTCCGAAGGGCCGCGCCCCGGGGCGCGGCCGCACGGTGGTCGAACATATGTCGGGCCCAGTCCTGATCTCCATAGGATAAGAGCGCCCCTCCGACGTCGTGGCCCGCTCACGGCGCCCGCCCCCTGCCGAGGAATCGACGTAACGGTGTACCAGCCCCACGAGTTCACACTGACCGAGGACGGCTACCGGGGACCTGCCCCGTCCTGGCGGCCCGGCGGCCTCTCCCTCTGGCTCGTGGACACGGACCGGTCCGCCGGGGCCGTCCGCCGGCTGGCACCCGGCGTCCTGGACGACTCGGAACTCGCCCGGGTGGAGAAGCTGGCCTTCCCGCCCGACCGCGACTGCTACCGGGCCGCCCATGTGGCACTGCGGATGCTCCTCGGCGCACTGCAGGGGGTCGCCCCCAGGGCCGTACGGCTGACGCGGGAGCCCTGCCCGACCTGCGACGGCCCGCACGGCAGGCCCGCGACCGGCGGCGGGGTGCACTTCTCGCTCTCGCACACCCGGGGCACCGCCCTGCTGGCCTTCGCCGGTACGCCGGTCGGGGTGGACGTCGAACACGTCCCCGAGGCCCGGATCGTGGCCGAGATCTCCGGGCAGCTGCATCCGGCCGAGGCCGAGGAGCTGGCCGCGCTGCCGGAGGCGGAGAGGCCCGCCGCGTTCGCCCGGGTGTGGACCCGCAAGGAGGCGTACCTGAAGGGTCAGGGCGTCGGCCTGGCGGGCGGTCTGCACCGCGAGCACGTCGGCACGGGACCGCGCCCCCTGGGCCCGCCGGGCTGGGACGTGACCGATGTCGCCGTCCCCGCCGGATACGCGGCGGCGGTGGCCGTCGGCACGGCGGGGCGGGCACCCGCCCACGGCCACGACCGGCGAAAATGACCGCACGGGCAGATCGCACCGACCGACCGATACGGAGGAGTGGCAGATGCCGCACGCACGAGCCGGACAGCAGGCGCGCCCCGAGGACCTGACCGATGTGGCACGGCTGGTGACGGCGTACTACGCGCTGCACCCCGATCCGGCCGAGCCGGGCCAGCGGGTGGCGTTCGGCACCTCCGGGCATCGCGGCTCGTCCACGGCCACCGCCTTCAACGAGGACCACATCGCGGCGACGAGCCAGGCCATCAGCGAGTACCGGGCCCGGCAGGGCACCGACGGCCCGCTGTTCCTGGGCGCCGACACCCACGCCCTGTCGGAACCCGCCCGGGTCACCGCCCTGGAGGTGTTCGCCGCCAACGACGTGAGCGTGCTCATCGACTCCGGGGACGGCTACACGCCCACGCCCGCGGTCTCGCACGCCATCCTCACGTACAACCGGGGCCACGCCTCGCGGCCGGCCGACGGGGTGGTGGTCACCCCGTCCCACAACCCGCCGGGCGACGGCGGCTTCAAGTACAACCCGCCGAGCGGCGGCCCGGCCGGGTCGGAGGCGACCGGCTGGATCCAGGACCGGGCGAACGAGATCATCGCCGGCGGCCTGGGGGACGTCCGCCGCGTCCCGTACACCCGGGCGCTGGCCGCCGCCACGACCGGCCGGTACGACTTCCTGGGCGGTTATGTGTCGGACCTGCCGTCCGTGCTCGACCTGGACGCGGTGCGCGAGGCCGGTGTACGGATCGGCGCCGACCCGCTCGGCGGGGCCTCGGTCGCCTACTGGGGCCGGATCGCCGAGCAGCACCGGCTCGACCTGACGGTGGTCAACCCGCTGACCGACCCCACCTGGCGGTTCATGACGCTGGACTGGGACGGAAAGATCCGGATGGACTGCTCCTCGCCGTACGCGATGGCCTCGCTCATCGGGCAGAGCGACCGCTTCCGGATCGCCACCGG comes from Streptomyces sp. Mut1 and encodes:
- a CDS encoding GNAT family N-acetyltransferase codes for the protein MPTESHPVQLREARVEDAVPLTRLMLASRAAAMPYLARVHSDEATLAWMTHVLLPGAEVLVAEFPASPEGGGAAEPAGFAALDGTELEQLYIAPGLRRRGIGSLLLDAAKRGGRDELTLYTFQRNTGARAFYERHGFTAVAFDDGSRNEEKEPDVRYRWRRSG
- a CDS encoding 4'-phosphopantetheinyl transferase family protein — translated: MYQPHEFTLTEDGYRGPAPSWRPGGLSLWLVDTDRSAGAVRRLAPGVLDDSELARVEKLAFPPDRDCYRAAHVALRMLLGALQGVAPRAVRLTREPCPTCDGPHGRPATGGGVHFSLSHTRGTALLAFAGTPVGVDVEHVPEARIVAEISGQLHPAEAEELAALPEAERPAAFARVWTRKEAYLKGQGVGLAGGLHREHVGTGPRPLGPPGWDVTDVAVPAGYAAAVAVGTAGRAPAHGHDRRK
- the pgm gene encoding phosphoglucomutase (alpha-D-glucose-1,6-bisphosphate-dependent) yields the protein MPHARAGQQARPEDLTDVARLVTAYYALHPDPAEPGQRVAFGTSGHRGSSTATAFNEDHIAATSQAISEYRARQGTDGPLFLGADTHALSEPARVTALEVFAANDVSVLIDSGDGYTPTPAVSHAILTYNRGHASRPADGVVVTPSHNPPGDGGFKYNPPSGGPAGSEATGWIQDRANEIIAGGLGDVRRVPYTRALAAATTGRYDFLGGYVSDLPSVLDLDAVREAGVRIGADPLGGASVAYWGRIAEQHRLDLTVVNPLTDPTWRFMTLDWDGKIRMDCSSPYAMASLIGQSDRFRIATGNDADADRHGIVTPDAGLMNPNHYLAVAINYLYAHRDHWPSGAGVGKTLVSSGMIDRVAADLGRKLVEVPVGFKWFVDGLADGSLGFGGEESAGASFLRRDGSVWTTDKDGILLALLASEILAVTGESPSQHYAALTARFGEPAYARIDAPADREQKAVLARLSPEQVGADTLAGEPVTAVLTSAPGNGAPIGGIKVTTQNAWFAARPSGTEDVYKIYAESFKGAEHLGQVQEEAEAVVSAALKA